From the Nocardiopsis changdeensis genome, one window contains:
- a CDS encoding DMT family transporter translates to MPWLWLAGAIVSEVIATTSLKLSEGFTRLVPSIVVVVGYVGAFYMLSRALSRGMDLGVAYGVWAAVGIALVAVIGVVLFSESLTWVQIGGIALIIGGVMALEMGGRH, encoded by the coding sequence ATGCCGTGGCTGTGGTTGGCCGGAGCGATCGTCTCGGAGGTGATCGCGACCACGTCCCTCAAGCTCTCCGAGGGCTTCACCCGCCTTGTCCCCTCGATCGTGGTCGTGGTCGGCTACGTCGGGGCCTTCTACATGCTGAGCCGGGCGCTCAGCCGGGGCATGGACCTGGGCGTCGCCTACGGGGTCTGGGCCGCGGTGGGGATCGCCCTGGTGGCGGTCATCGGGGTGGTGCTCTTCTCCGAGTCGCTCACCTGGGTCCAGATCGGCGGAATCGCGCTCATCATCGGCGGGGTGATGGCCCTGGAGATGGGCGGCCGCCATTGA
- a CDS encoding helix-turn-helix domain-containing protein translates to MDRTGLAAFLRARRAGLTPADAGLPDTGRRRVAGLRRQEVAQLAGISVEYYVRLEQARGPHPSRQVLSALSRALMLDTDERTYLFRLADAEAPAARTPNREVSTAVRYLIDGLPTTPAYVLDAGYEVLAWNAVAVHFIGDMGALPRERRNIIEWMFARPEPDPHWDDENTDCFARYSVADLRTAYARYPGDPGITRLVTSLLGASPRFREMWESQVVRQRRGFTKRMDHPAVGLLEFECQVLHVPDGDQRVMLYCPEPGSDTERALLRLAGQAPPSPDGTPVLRPGRAPCGPGDVVEVPAPEVVRRSAGTV, encoded by the coding sequence ATGGACCGCACCGGACTGGCGGCCTTCCTGCGCGCCCGCCGCGCCGGGCTGACCCCCGCCGACGCGGGGCTGCCCGACACCGGGCGGCGCCGGGTGGCGGGGCTGCGCCGGCAGGAGGTCGCCCAGCTGGCCGGCATCTCGGTGGAGTACTACGTGCGGTTGGAGCAGGCCCGGGGCCCGCACCCGTCCCGACAGGTGCTGTCCGCCCTGTCCCGCGCCCTGATGCTGGACACCGACGAGCGCACCTACCTGTTCCGCCTGGCCGACGCGGAGGCCCCTGCCGCCCGGACCCCGAACCGCGAGGTGTCCACCGCCGTGCGGTACCTCATCGACGGGCTGCCGACCACGCCCGCCTACGTGCTGGACGCCGGGTACGAGGTGCTGGCCTGGAACGCGGTGGCCGTCCACTTCATCGGCGACATGGGGGCGCTGCCGCGGGAGCGGCGCAACATCATCGAGTGGATGTTCGCCCGACCCGAGCCGGACCCGCACTGGGACGACGAGAACACCGACTGCTTCGCCCGCTACTCGGTGGCGGACCTGCGCACCGCCTACGCCCGGTACCCGGGGGACCCCGGCATCACCCGGCTGGTCACCTCGCTGCTGGGGGCCTCGCCCCGGTTCCGGGAGATGTGGGAGTCGCAGGTGGTGCGCCAGCGGCGCGGGTTCACCAAGCGGATGGACCATCCGGCGGTGGGGCTGCTGGAGTTCGAGTGCCAGGTGCTCCACGTGCCGGACGGGGACCAGCGGGTGATGCTGTACTGCCCCGAGCCGGGGTCGGACACCGAGCGGGCGCTGCTGCGGCTGGCCGGACAGGCCCCGCCGAGCCCCGACGGGACGCCCGTCCTCCGGCCGGGCCGGGCCCCGTGCGGCCCGGGGGACGTGGTGGAGGTCCCGGCGCCGGAGGTGGTACGCCGTTCGGCCGGGACCGTGTGA
- a CDS encoding TIGR03086 family metal-binding protein — MNEIAARYSRLSDAFADLVAQVPEERWASPSPCEGWTARDVVGHVVDTQGMFLGLVGRELGDIPKAADDPAAAWDAARAVVLADLTDPERAGAEFDGFFGRTTFAQAVDRFLGFDLIVHRWDLARATGLDEAIDPDDVRWARRATEFFGDSLRSEGVCGTELTPPADADEQTRLLAHLGRRSW; from the coding sequence GTGAACGAGATCGCCGCACGCTACAGCCGCCTGTCCGACGCCTTCGCCGACCTGGTGGCGCAGGTCCCCGAGGAGCGCTGGGCGTCGCCCTCCCCCTGCGAGGGCTGGACGGCCCGGGACGTGGTGGGGCACGTCGTGGACACCCAGGGCATGTTCCTGGGCCTGGTCGGCCGCGAGCTGGGGGACATCCCCAAGGCGGCCGACGACCCGGCCGCCGCCTGGGACGCCGCCCGCGCCGTCGTCCTGGCCGACCTGACCGACCCCGAGCGGGCGGGGGCAGAGTTCGACGGGTTCTTCGGCCGCACGACGTTCGCCCAGGCCGTGGACCGGTTCCTCGGCTTCGACCTGATCGTGCACCGCTGGGACCTGGCCCGCGCCACCGGCCTGGACGAGGCCATCGACCCCGACGACGTGCGCTGGGCCCGCCGGGCGACCGAGTTCTTCGGCGACTCCCTGCGCTCCGAGGGCGTCTGCGGCACCGAGCTCACCCCTCCGGCCGACGCCGACGAGCAGACCCGCCTCCTCGCCCACCTCGGCCGCCGCTCCTGGTAG
- a CDS encoding TetR/AcrR family transcriptional regulator, which translates to MSETPPEPDESRPDGGPPPPRRRVNRREQILRAAADVFATQGFHNTSLADIATMLDITPAGVLHHFGSKTGLLTAVLELRDDTEPAPGGSPMLDHLVTTAERNSERPGTTQLYAVLSAESATEDHPAQGWFRERYTVLRRDIEGAILDRLGPEQRGPAGAPGPGGHSPAGAAAAAVIAVMDGLQVQWLLDPEAVDMALVTETVIDALVARLARGE; encoded by the coding sequence ATGAGCGAGACACCCCCCGAACCCGACGAGAGCAGACCCGACGGCGGGCCACCGCCGCCGCGGCGGCGGGTCAACCGGCGCGAGCAGATCCTGCGCGCGGCCGCCGACGTGTTCGCCACCCAGGGGTTCCACAACACCTCGCTGGCCGACATCGCGACGATGCTGGACATCACCCCGGCCGGGGTCCTGCACCATTTCGGCTCCAAGACGGGCCTGCTCACGGCGGTGCTGGAGCTGCGCGACGACACCGAGCCGGCACCCGGGGGCAGCCCGATGCTGGACCACCTGGTGACCACGGCCGAGCGCAACTCCGAGCGCCCCGGCACCACCCAGCTGTACGCGGTGCTGTCGGCCGAGAGCGCCACCGAGGACCATCCGGCCCAGGGCTGGTTCCGGGAGCGCTACACGGTGCTGCGCCGGGACATCGAGGGCGCGATCCTGGACCGGCTGGGCCCCGAGCAGCGCGGCCCCGCTGGCGCCCCGGGTCCCGGGGGGCACTCGCCGGCCGGGGCCGCGGCGGCCGCCGTCATCGCCGTCATGGACGGCCTCCAGGTGCAGTGGCTGCTGGACCCCGAGGCGGTCGACATGGCCCTGGTGACGGAGACGGTCATCGACGCCCTCGTGGCCCGGCTGGCCCGGGGCGAGTGA
- a CDS encoding TetR/AcrR family transcriptional regulator, with the protein MSGGAGSAPPTDGRRLKGERRRRLLVDAVLRVVGREGVAAVSQRRVAAEAGVPPSAVMYHYASVDDLLLAALTRVNDSYVAALEELARDPRTAPRGLAELVAAPDREHLRAEFELFLMAARRPVLRSEAERWSRAVDAFLAPYLDDPVDRAAAAAAVDGLFLRGCLEDPPPGVEEVHRIIVRLVSPRSSGPAGPR; encoded by the coding sequence TTGAGCGGGGGCGCGGGCTCGGCCCCGCCCACCGACGGGCGCCGGCTCAAGGGCGAGCGGCGCAGGCGTCTGCTCGTCGACGCCGTGCTGAGGGTCGTCGGGCGCGAGGGCGTGGCCGCGGTCAGCCAGCGGCGGGTGGCGGCGGAGGCGGGCGTACCGCCCAGTGCCGTCATGTACCACTACGCCTCGGTCGACGACCTGCTGCTGGCGGCCCTCACCCGGGTCAACGACTCCTACGTCGCCGCGCTGGAGGAGCTGGCGCGGGATCCGCGGACGGCCCCGCGCGGGCTGGCCGAACTCGTCGCCGCACCGGACCGCGAGCACCTGCGGGCCGAGTTCGAGCTGTTCCTGATGGCGGCGCGCCGCCCCGTGCTGCGTTCGGAGGCCGAGCGCTGGAGCCGGGCCGTGGACGCGTTCCTCGCCCCCTACCTGGACGACCCGGTCGACCGGGCGGCCGCGGCCGCCGCCGTCGACGGGCTGTTCCTGCGCGGCTGCCTGGAGGACCCGCCGCCCGGGGTCGAGGAGGTGCACCGGATCATCGTGCGGCTCGTGTCGCCTCGGAGTAGCGGCCCGGCGGGACCCCGATGA
- a CDS encoding L,D-transpeptidase, which translates to MTGRTHPSAFSRFGIGLAVLALAATACTSGGAETQSNSTDPAAGAEPAALAIAPEDGAETVAPNTPITVTAENGTISEVKVDQVVPDEATAEGGEEEDPSLYEMTGTLNGDGTEWISDWNLRPGATVTVTATAENEAGESTELVQEFTTEAAVPGQRLELDPYGTYPANGQTVGVGMPIVLAFDLPVTNKAQVENSISITSEQGVAGSWRWLDDKRVAFRPEEHWDPYQQVSVEAHLAGVEASEGVYGVRNTKIDFEIGRELIVTMNVPDHEAVVTVDGEHERTIPVSNGKASRNFDTTSSGIHVLMERYEHLTMDSSTVGIPEGSPGSYKVDVQYAVRTSTSGEFFHEASYNGNIGSANTSNGCTNMRMDDARWFFDNTLMGDVVETTGTERIKEWNNGWGFWQLSWEEWQSESVTGEPYVTDGSIPPGSVHGEQ; encoded by the coding sequence GTGACGGGCAGGACCCACCCGTCGGCGTTCAGCCGATTCGGCATCGGTCTGGCGGTGCTCGCGCTCGCGGCGACCGCCTGTACTTCCGGTGGCGCCGAGACGCAGAGCAACAGCACCGACCCGGCCGCCGGCGCGGAGCCCGCGGCCCTCGCCATCGCCCCCGAGGACGGTGCCGAGACGGTCGCGCCCAACACCCCCATCACGGTGACCGCCGAGAACGGCACGATCTCCGAGGTCAAGGTCGACCAGGTGGTGCCGGACGAGGCCACCGCCGAGGGCGGGGAGGAGGAAGACCCCTCCCTGTACGAGATGACCGGCACCCTCAACGGTGACGGCACCGAGTGGATCAGCGACTGGAACCTGCGCCCGGGCGCCACGGTCACGGTCACGGCCACCGCCGAGAACGAGGCCGGCGAGAGCACCGAGCTGGTCCAGGAGTTCACCACCGAGGCGGCCGTCCCCGGGCAGCGCCTGGAGCTGGACCCCTACGGCACCTATCCGGCGAACGGCCAGACCGTGGGCGTCGGCATGCCGATCGTCCTGGCCTTCGACCTGCCGGTCACCAACAAGGCCCAGGTCGAGAACTCCATCAGCATCACCTCCGAGCAGGGTGTCGCCGGGTCGTGGCGCTGGCTCGACGACAAGCGGGTCGCCTTCCGCCCCGAGGAGCACTGGGACCCGTACCAGCAGGTCTCCGTCGAGGCGCACCTGGCCGGGGTCGAGGCCTCCGAGGGCGTCTACGGCGTCCGCAACACCAAGATCGACTTCGAGATCGGCCGCGAGCTGATCGTCACCATGAACGTGCCCGACCACGAGGCCGTCGTGACGGTCGACGGCGAGCACGAGCGCACCATCCCGGTGAGCAACGGCAAGGCCAGCCGCAACTTCGACACCACCAGCAGCGGCATCCACGTGCTCATGGAGCGCTACGAGCACCTGACCATGGACTCCAGCACCGTGGGCATCCCCGAGGGCAGCCCGGGCTCCTACAAGGTCGACGTCCAGTACGCGGTGCGGACCTCCACCAGCGGCGAGTTCTTCCACGAGGCGTCCTACAACGGCAACATCGGCAGCGCGAACACCTCCAACGGGTGCACGAACATGCGGATGGACGACGCCAGGTGGTTCTTCGACAACACCCTCATGGGCGACGTCGTGGAGACCACCGGGACCGAGCGCATCAAGGAGTGGAACAACGGCTGGGGCTTCTGGCAGCTGAGCTGGGAGGAGTGGCAGTCCGAGAGCGTCACCGGCGAGCCGTACGTCACCGACGGCTCCATCCCGCCGGGCTCCGTCCACGGCGAGCAGTAG
- a CDS encoding helix-turn-helix transcriptional regulator, with amino-acid sequence MDVRPVAEDARGIIDPDRGLTRFRLDRAAPEPGLARFVDRHWTASWELREPYTQRVLAHPVVNLVFTAGTAVVHGPTTRIGRRYLVGRGWALGVMFRPAGFRPFADRPLSDLVDLSLPAGEVLPGAAELEREARRLDPADPASAVPLTALVEEFLAGLAPAGRHPAEDTRDIAERVAADPAVTSVAELAEREGLGVRRLQRRFSDHLGLSPKTVIRRYRFYEAAERARLGERPDWGRLAADLGFSDQSHLTREFTSVIGVPPGRYSEATRAAR; translated from the coding sequence ATGGACGTGCGACCCGTGGCAGAGGACGCGCGCGGCATCATCGACCCGGACCGCGGGCTCACCCGGTTCCGGCTGGACCGCGCCGCCCCCGAGCCCGGGCTGGCCCGCTTCGTGGACCGCCACTGGACCGCGTCGTGGGAGCTGCGGGAGCCGTACACCCAGCGGGTGCTGGCCCACCCGGTGGTGAACCTCGTGTTCACCGCGGGCACCGCGGTCGTGCACGGGCCCACCACGCGGATCGGCCGGCGGTACCTCGTCGGCCGCGGCTGGGCGCTGGGCGTGATGTTCCGGCCCGCGGGCTTCCGCCCCTTCGCCGACCGGCCCCTGAGCGACCTGGTCGACCTCTCCCTGCCGGCGGGGGAGGTCCTGCCCGGGGCCGCGGAGCTGGAGCGGGAGGCCCGCCGCCTCGATCCCGCCGACCCCGCCTCGGCGGTCCCGCTGACGGCCCTGGTGGAGGAGTTCCTGGCCGGCCTGGCACCCGCCGGGCGGCACCCGGCCGAGGACACCCGCGACATCGCCGAACGGGTGGCCGCCGACCCGGCGGTCACCTCGGTCGCGGAGCTGGCCGAGCGCGAGGGCCTGGGCGTGCGGCGGCTGCAGCGCCGGTTCTCCGACCACCTGGGCCTGTCGCCCAAGACGGTGATCCGCCGGTACCGCTTCTACGAGGCGGCCGAGCGCGCCCGGCTGGGGGAGCGGCCCGACTGGGGGCGGCTGGCCGCGGACCTGGGGTTCAGCGACCAGTCCCACCTGACCCGGGAGTTCACCTCGGTCATCGGGGTCCCGCCGGGCCGCTACTCCGAGGCGACACGAGCCGCACGATGA
- the dacB gene encoding D-alanyl-D-alanine carboxypeptidase/D-alanyl-D-alanine endopeptidase gives MRAPTPLAGPRPRWAAAAAAALLPLGLLAAPAHAEPVAETAADLRADLDEILADPSVADAGVVVLDPATGEELYSRDADTPYVPASNMKLFTAAAALEVLGPDRTFDTEVVVPAGYGRPRAVEDVYLVGGGDPTLSAADIDALAADVAASGVRVVKGDVVADDTWFDDERLVDDWWPEDEPYAYSAQISALTVAHGDRFDTGVTEVTVTAAAQGEAPAVDLGAAEGYMELDNRAVTGAPGSGNTLAVDRPVGTNTIVVTGSIPQGGTPVAVLRTVDEPAGLAGHLFEQALEEHGVRVRGGVGQGEVPADLDTRVVADHTSAELSEILVPFMKFSNNGHAEMLIKAIGRETAGEGTWAAGRAGVAEAVAGLGVDTEGVVFHDGSGLSRTDRLTASAVTELLAAARGADWYPVWEASLPVAGIADPFVGGTLRNRMAGTAAQGVVSAKTGTMSGVSGLSGYVPGADGGDGLVFSILNNGHTGPAPVVVQDAIAVRLAEHLGHGSALRTQGARVPEGAPGAETGELECSWELTC, from the coding sequence ATGAGAGCCCCGACCCCCCTGGCCGGCCCCCGCCCCCGGTGGGCCGCAGCCGCGGCGGCCGCCCTGCTGCCGCTCGGCCTCCTCGCCGCCCCCGCACACGCCGAGCCGGTCGCGGAGACCGCGGCCGACCTGCGCGCCGACCTCGACGAGATCCTGGCGGACCCCTCCGTCGCCGACGCCGGAGTGGTCGTCCTCGACCCGGCGACGGGCGAGGAGCTGTACTCCCGCGACGCGGACACGCCCTACGTGCCCGCCTCCAACATGAAGCTGTTCACGGCCGCCGCAGCCCTGGAGGTCCTGGGGCCGGACCGCACCTTCGACACCGAGGTCGTCGTCCCCGCCGGGTACGGCCGGCCGCGCGCGGTCGAGGACGTGTACCTGGTCGGCGGCGGCGACCCCACCCTGTCGGCCGCCGACATCGACGCGCTGGCCGCCGACGTGGCCGCCTCCGGGGTCAGGGTCGTCAAGGGGGACGTGGTCGCCGACGACACCTGGTTCGACGACGAGCGCCTGGTGGACGACTGGTGGCCCGAGGACGAGCCCTACGCCTACTCGGCGCAGATCTCCGCGCTCACCGTCGCCCATGGAGACCGGTTCGACACCGGCGTCACCGAGGTCACCGTCACCGCCGCCGCCCAGGGCGAGGCGCCCGCGGTGGACCTGGGCGCCGCCGAGGGCTACATGGAGCTGGACAACCGGGCCGTGACCGGCGCGCCCGGCAGCGGCAACACCCTGGCCGTGGACCGGCCGGTGGGCACCAACACCATCGTGGTGACCGGGTCGATCCCGCAGGGCGGCACCCCGGTCGCCGTGCTGCGCACGGTGGACGAGCCCGCCGGGCTGGCCGGGCACCTGTTCGAGCAGGCACTGGAGGAACACGGCGTCAGGGTGCGCGGCGGGGTCGGGCAGGGCGAGGTCCCCGCGGACCTGGACACGCGCGTGGTCGCCGACCACACCTCCGCTGAGCTGTCCGAGATCCTGGTGCCGTTCATGAAGTTCAGCAACAACGGCCACGCCGAGATGCTGATCAAGGCCATCGGCCGCGAGACCGCGGGCGAGGGCACGTGGGCGGCCGGCCGGGCCGGTGTCGCCGAGGCCGTGGCCGGTCTGGGCGTGGACACCGAGGGCGTCGTGTTCCACGACGGCTCCGGGCTCTCGCGTACCGACCGGCTGACCGCGTCCGCGGTCACGGAGCTGCTGGCCGCCGCGCGCGGGGCCGACTGGTACCCGGTATGGGAGGCGTCGCTGCCGGTCGCCGGGATCGCCGACCCCTTCGTCGGGGGCACGCTGCGCAATCGCATGGCGGGCACCGCGGCCCAGGGCGTGGTGAGCGCCAAGACCGGCACCATGAGCGGGGTCAGCGGCCTGTCCGGGTACGTGCCCGGCGCCGACGGCGGCGACGGCCTGGTCTTCTCCATCCTCAACAACGGGCACACCGGGCCGGCGCCCGTCGTCGTGCAGGACGCGATCGCGGTCCGGCTGGCCGAGCACCTGGGCCACGGGTCGGCGCTGCGGACGCAGGGCGCCCGGGTCCCGGAGGGCGCGCCGGGCGCGGAGACCGGTGAGCTGGAGTGCTCCTGGGAGCTGACCTGCTGA
- a CDS encoding ABC1 kinase family protein, translated as MVYVGEGILQIFSLIFFVLLLLGVGLLASRMMGVPFSLPRLLLAGLVGLILGSAAGALLYYGSLERLSAEAPIVSPGPEYVMVTMAMSAVVAMLAFVGLELAIPRGTRPRPLQTVLAVAHWFGRVRRYRQITWILARRGLWGYVTGRREDGEDTSTQRRLARSLARSMEEAGVVFVKLGQVLATRRDLLPPVFVEELGRLHSEVAPIPAERIREVVERGLGRPVDEVFAEFSAEPLAAASIAQAHTARLVDGEEVVVKVQRPGIAPVVQRDLDIIRRLAARFDEYTDWGPAIGVVDLAEGFAEALLEELDFEVEATNIAAVAEAAPDSRVRIPRVYDDYTGTRILVMERLHGVSVGAVDPADVDGEGIARALLDCLLEQVMISGIFHADPHPGNILLLDDGGVGLLDYGSVGRLDGQTREALRLMLVALDRRDAVLLTDTLLDVVTDPDGVDGERLRRALGQFMARHLQGGMTASMRMFTELLLIVTRFGLTLPAELAAVFRALATLEGTLVHLSPGFDTVAEAKRFAGERMSEQLRGEALRDLAVDEIVALLPTLRRLPRRLDRITDQLHKGRFTIQVRPFAHPEDRRLLSGLARQAVLTVLAVATGMMSVGLFNVTDGPHVEWADMTVRAQLLNGAAWLLLAVAALLVLRLLVGVARDAARHRP; from the coding sequence ATGGTCTACGTGGGGGAGGGGATCCTCCAGATCTTCTCCCTGATCTTCTTCGTCCTGCTGCTCCTCGGAGTGGGCCTGCTGGCCAGCAGGATGATGGGGGTGCCCTTCAGCCTGCCCCGGCTGCTGCTGGCCGGTCTGGTCGGCCTGATCCTGGGGTCGGCCGCGGGGGCGCTGCTGTACTACGGCTCCCTGGAGCGGCTGTCGGCGGAGGCGCCCATCGTCTCGCCCGGCCCGGAGTACGTCATGGTCACCATGGCCATGTCCGCCGTCGTGGCGATGCTCGCCTTCGTGGGGCTGGAGCTCGCCATCCCGCGCGGCACCCGGCCGCGCCCGCTGCAGACGGTCCTGGCGGTGGCCCACTGGTTCGGGCGGGTGCGCCGCTACCGGCAGATCACGTGGATCCTGGCCCGGCGCGGGCTGTGGGGCTACGTCACCGGCCGCCGCGAGGACGGCGAGGACACCTCCACCCAGCGGCGGCTGGCCCGGTCGCTGGCCCGCTCCATGGAGGAGGCCGGGGTGGTGTTCGTCAAGCTCGGGCAGGTGCTGGCCACCCGGCGCGACCTGCTGCCACCGGTGTTCGTCGAGGAGCTGGGGCGGCTGCACAGCGAGGTCGCCCCCATACCGGCGGAGCGGATCCGGGAGGTGGTCGAGCGCGGGCTGGGCCGCCCCGTGGACGAGGTGTTCGCCGAGTTCTCCGCCGAGCCGCTGGCCGCGGCGTCCATCGCCCAGGCGCACACCGCGCGGCTCGTCGACGGCGAGGAGGTGGTGGTCAAGGTGCAGCGGCCGGGGATCGCCCCGGTGGTCCAGCGCGACCTCGACATCATCCGGCGGCTGGCCGCCCGCTTCGACGAGTACACCGACTGGGGGCCGGCCATCGGGGTGGTGGACCTGGCGGAGGGGTTCGCCGAGGCGCTGCTGGAAGAGCTGGACTTCGAGGTCGAGGCGACCAACATCGCCGCCGTCGCCGAGGCCGCGCCGGACTCGCGGGTCCGCATCCCACGGGTGTACGACGACTACACCGGCACGCGGATCCTGGTGATGGAGCGGCTGCACGGCGTCTCTGTGGGCGCCGTCGACCCCGCCGACGTCGACGGGGAGGGGATCGCCCGCGCCCTGCTGGACTGCCTGCTGGAGCAGGTGATGATCAGCGGCATCTTCCACGCCGACCCGCACCCCGGCAACATCCTGCTGCTCGACGACGGCGGGGTGGGGCTGCTCGACTACGGGTCGGTGGGCCGGCTGGACGGCCAGACCCGGGAGGCGCTGCGGCTCATGCTGGTGGCGCTGGACCGGCGCGACGCCGTGCTGCTCACCGACACCCTGCTGGACGTGGTCACCGACCCGGACGGGGTGGACGGGGAGCGGCTGCGCCGGGCGCTGGGGCAGTTCATGGCCCGCCACCTGCAGGGCGGGATGACGGCGAGCATGCGGATGTTCACCGAGCTGCTGCTCATCGTCACCCGGTTCGGGCTCACCCTCCCGGCGGAGCTGGCCGCGGTGTTCCGCGCCCTGGCCACCCTGGAGGGCACCCTGGTGCACCTGTCGCCGGGGTTCGACACGGTCGCCGAGGCCAAGCGCTTCGCCGGGGAGCGCATGTCGGAGCAGCTGCGCGGGGAGGCGCTGCGCGATCTGGCGGTGGACGAGATCGTCGCGCTGCTGCCCACGCTGCGGCGGCTGCCGCGCAGGCTGGACCGGATCACCGACCAGCTGCACAAGGGCCGGTTCACGATCCAGGTGCGGCCCTTCGCCCACCCTGAGGACCGGCGGCTGCTGAGCGGGCTCGCCCGCCAGGCGGTCCTCACCGTCCTGGCCGTGGCCACGGGCATGATGTCGGTGGGGCTGTTCAACGTCACCGACGGCCCCCACGTGGAGTGGGCGGACATGACCGTCCGCGCCCAGCTGCTCAACGGCGCGGCCTGGCTGCTCCTGGCCGTCGCCGCCCTCCTCGTGCTGCGCCTCCTGGTCGGCGTCGCCCGCGACGCCGCCCGCCACCGGCCATGA